In Cyprinus carpio isolate SPL01 chromosome B7, ASM1834038v1, whole genome shotgun sequence, a genomic segment contains:
- the en2a gene encoding homeobox protein engrailed-2a isoform X2, which translates to MDENEQSARDAEQRGAADESNSAIRPLLQAPGNLQLPHRITNFFIDNILRPDFGRKKEANITRDEGNLGARENHNPTGPSTGQVVSTVPAEGTSTTHTSSGGKKAEIESEEPLKTRGENVDQCLGSESDSSQSNSSGQLSQPMLWPAWVYCTRYSDRPSSGPRSRKPKKKSASKEDKRPRTAFTAEQLQRLKAEFQTNRYLTEQRRQSLAQELGLNESQIKIWFQNKRAKIKKASGTKNTLALHLMAQGLYNHSTTSKEDKSDSD; encoded by the exons ATGGATGAGAATGAGCAGAGCGCAAGAGACGCGGAGCAGCGAGGAGCGGCGGATGAGTCCAACAGTGCCATACGACCTCTTCTGCAAGCTCCAGGGAACCTGCAGCTCCCGCACCGCATCACAAACTTCTTCATCGACAACATCCTGCGACCGGACTTTGGCCGCAAGAAAGAAGCGAACATCACGCGCGATGAGGGCAATCTCGGCGCGCGAGAGAATCACAACCCTACGGGTCCTAGCACGGGACAGGTGGTAAGTACTGTACCAGCAGAGGGGACTTCCACAACACACACGAGCAGCGGAGGAAAGAAAGCAGAGATAGAGAGCGAAGAGCCCCTGAAGACCCGCGGGGAGAATGTGGATCAGTGCCTGGGTTCAGAGTCGGATAGTTCACAGTCCAATTCAAGCGGACAACTTAGCCAGCCTATGCTGTGGCCCGCTTGGGTTTACTGCACACGATACTCGGACAGACCGTCGTCAG GTCCTAGATCTCGTAAACCAAAGAAGAAAAGCGCAAGTAAAGAGGACAAACGACCACGCACGGCCTTCACGGCGGAGCAGCTTCAGAGACTCAAGGCCGAGTTCCAGACCAACCGCTACCTGACCGAGCAGCGACGGCAGAGTCTGGCGCAGGAGCTGGGACTCAACGAGTCTCAGATCAAAATATGGTTCCAGAATAAGAGGGCCAAAATCAAAAAGGCCAGCGGCACCAAGAACACACTGGCACTGCACCTGATGGCGCAGGGACTGTACAACCACAGCACCACGTCAAAGGAAGACAAATCAGACAGTGACTGA
- the en2a gene encoding homeobox protein engrailed-2a isoform X1 — MDENEQSARDAEQRGAADESNSAIRPLLQAPGNLQLPHRITNFFIDNILRPDFGRKKEANITRDEGNLGARENHNPTGPSTGQVVSTVPAEGTSTTHTSSGGKKAEIESEEPLKTRGENVDQCLGSESDSSQSNSSGQLSQPMLWPAWVYCTRYSDRPSSGSPRSRKPKKKSASKEDKRPRTAFTAEQLQRLKAEFQTNRYLTEQRRQSLAQELGLNESQIKIWFQNKRAKIKKASGTKNTLALHLMAQGLYNHSTTSKEDKSDSD; from the exons ATGGATGAGAATGAGCAGAGCGCAAGAGACGCGGAGCAGCGAGGAGCGGCGGATGAGTCCAACAGTGCCATACGACCTCTTCTGCAAGCTCCAGGGAACCTGCAGCTCCCGCACCGCATCACAAACTTCTTCATCGACAACATCCTGCGACCGGACTTTGGCCGCAAGAAAGAAGCGAACATCACGCGCGATGAGGGCAATCTCGGCGCGCGAGAGAATCACAACCCTACGGGTCCTAGCACGGGACAGGTGGTAAGTACTGTACCAGCAGAGGGGACTTCCACAACACACACGAGCAGCGGAGGAAAGAAAGCAGAGATAGAGAGCGAAGAGCCCCTGAAGACCCGCGGGGAGAATGTGGATCAGTGCCTGGGTTCAGAGTCGGATAGTTCACAGTCCAATTCAAGCGGACAACTTAGCCAGCCTATGCTGTGGCCCGCTTGGGTTTACTGCACACGATACTCGGACAGACCGTCGTCAGGTA GTCCTAGATCTCGTAAACCAAAGAAGAAAAGCGCAAGTAAAGAGGACAAACGACCACGCACGGCCTTCACGGCGGAGCAGCTTCAGAGACTCAAGGCCGAGTTCCAGACCAACCGCTACCTGACCGAGCAGCGACGGCAGAGTCTGGCGCAGGAGCTGGGACTCAACGAGTCTCAGATCAAAATATGGTTCCAGAATAAGAGGGCCAAAATCAAAAAGGCCAGCGGCACCAAGAACACACTGGCACTGCACCTGATGGCGCAGGGACTGTACAACCACAGCACCACGTCAAAGGAAGACAAATCAGACAGTGACTGA